The following coding sequences lie in one Yamadazyma tenuis chromosome 3, complete sequence genomic window:
- the ACF2_3 gene encoding endo-1,3-beta glucanase (COG:G; EggNog:ENOG503NTYF), translating to MSLSGDISTLNPKTVFPNKAGEVSRPSYVPASLPIQTNNFYANLLLDSHDQPVWTNPYKFTFDEQNCNVYYPIPSDLVYSPTPVKYFYYPAGINHLTFTSSDFTTAPKFTISSLNKFMVTPQFSNSVGELSVPLVQGMGLVTAIYNSLIPRSTPVLGLSSWKVKHAKTPTFKR from the coding sequence ATGTCTCTCAGTGGTGATATCTCCACTTTAAACCCCAAAACTGTCTTCCCCAACAAGGCCGGAGAAGTCTCCCGTCCCTCATACGTGCCAGCTTCCTTGCCCATCCAAACAAACAACTTCTACGCCAACCTTTTACTTGACTCCCACGATCAACCCGTGTGGACAAACCCCTACAAGTTTACctttgatgaacaaaacTGCAATGTATACTACCCCATACCCTCCGACTTGGTCTACAGTCCCACCCCCGTCAAGTACTTCTACTACCCGGCGGGAATCAACCATTTGACGTTCACGTCGTCTGACTTCACCACCGCTCCGAAGTTTACAATCAGCCTGCTCAACAAGTTTATGGTGACTCCCCAGTTTTCCAACAGCGTGGGGGAATTGTCGGTGCCCTTGGTCCAGGGCATGGGTCTCGTTACCGCCATCTACAACTCGTTGATCCCCAGATCAACTCCAGTGTTGGGTTTAAGTCTGTGGAAGGTCAAACATGCCAAAACTCCAACCTTCAAAAGATGA
- the TMA22 gene encoding Translation machinery-associated protein 22 (BUSCO:EOG092652NQ; EggNog:ENOG503P1VJ; COG:J), with protein MEAKQVLYCDVCTFPPEYCEFGLSFNRCKEWLQANHSDLFNKLYSEEALANATSTLSIEKEAAITQDLAKKQQKEEARIERELAKKLSSKVTIKRIERNKRKHIISISGLEVFDIELKKLSKQLSSKFATGCSITKTADKKEEILVQGDLSEEAKEFIEKLLQEKGLDEVKVEQIDDKKIKKKVEQIEEKKTKKK; from the coding sequence ATGGAAGCCAAACAAGTATTATATTGTGACGTATGTACGTTCCCACCTGAGTACTGTGAGTTTGGCTTGAGTTTCAACCGATGCAAGGAATGGTTGCAAGCCAATCACTCcgatttgttcaacaagttgtaCAGTGAAGAAGCATTGGCCAATGCTACTTCCACCTTAAGTATCGAAAAAGAAGCGGCTATCACCCAagatttggccaaaaaaCAACAAAAGGAAGAAGCTAGAATAGAAAGAGAGTTGGCTAAGAAGTTATCATCCAAGGTTACCATCAAGAGAATCGAGCGTAATAAGCGCAAGCacatcatctccatctcGGGAttggaagtttttgatATCGAGTTAAAAAAATTATCCAAACAATTGAGCTCAAAGTTTGCCACTGGATGTTCCATTACTAAGACAGCTGAtaagaaggaagaaattTTGGTTCAGGGTGATTTGAGCGAAGAGGCCAAGGAattcattgaaaaattatTGCAAGAAAAAGGGTTGGACGAAGTGAAGGTGGAACAAATCGATGacaagaagatcaagaagaaggtggagCAAATCGAggagaagaaaaccaagaaaaAGTAG
- the YPP1 gene encoding Cargo-transport protein ypp1 (COG:U; EggNog:ENOG503NYA9) has product MLIESANDSILKTLNLGCFPKNVLDFQDSQDFLSQLVFIDYQLQLLIQNEFDGNELVPANVCKHKDNVNCQEKLTQLIGYTESITNNYNHINKEYQDKLYCSILLGHLYYLNSQTDLMYEVLNSISVNNSHYHSSKLTSNQNDFLNYLICRFNVLIGIVNHGPKSNSYQLWIEYLFYKERPFNNTNVAANHWLEIMFKYLSLTINNHGERQLTFSDVSALKFKANTNSFIRYCNFLMNYKFDININKVIDKDFRVEYSHYLNQLILNELKSDKKIFPNADENNEEIEDFVSNFYSTIGKKHKSLINLKTSKKYLVSLTERTYQSQLVLMQLIKVLIDLGEYDEALAALKTFMNYVDKEQEVNNGHIHDLLSIVGLYSLCLTRFNPLNSIKANHFKHNTSKKVVAELFTFSERLLGYLSVLKRDCNLSYDEDEHSQRFEGNRLSFLYNKYNTNVLLDDKSRFIELISSSWFSLGYFYYYLLAFETPSQEIGYSYQKKLLLYYKNSLIVNSTGNSNYLFSYALTLSYFNEITSSLKLCKFILKKFPESFKTWNLLSLVTSINSLKESEKFINNSLNIAGIYIIKCKNDEVEIPIFIKSEILQLKLTQLAIWERLYGTSYIMEYLSEVFILFYELFNVKYEEQISSGSKNYLIDSKWSHRPSFIDPKYIKDPVIHTTKKQNAKNTIKKISKISNVKQELKPLHKDTIDDEAKQILHDIWLWSSKIYFKIGMYEESELCIIESENIHKPNVKTYIALGYLTSQHQKFLSLQEFEKSLEKLEEFNGFDKTSYLENLLGLCKLFLLDDSTESSLFISAKDMNGGIIRLKNYLENFLNCWPIGYNCVEVWYFLSLIYEKIDDKILLNKCLKKCIELENLRPVRSFFSCDDNFS; this is encoded by the coding sequence ATGTTGATTGAATCTGCAAATGATAGtattttgaagacattgaacTTGGGATGTTTCCCCAAGAATGTGTTGGACTTTCAAGATAGTCAAGACTTTCTTCTGCAGTTGGTTTTCATCGACTACCAATTGCAGTTATTGATTCAAAACGAGTTTGACGGCAACGAGTTGGTGCCAGCCAATGTTTGTAAACACAAAGATAACGTGAACTGCCAGGAAAAGTTGACCCAATTGATTGGGTATACCGAGCTGATCACAAACAACTACAACCACATAAATAAGGAGTACCAAGATAAGTTatattgttcaattttATTAGGACATTTGTACTATCTCAACTCCCAAACTGATTTGATGTATGAAGTATTGAACTCCATTTCGGTTAACAACTCCCACTACCATTCTCTGAAGTTGACGTCCAACCAGAATGATTTCCTCAATTATTTGATTTGTCGGTTCAATGTGTTGATTGGGATCGTGAATCATGGCCCGAAATCTAACAGTTATCAGTTGTGGATTGAGTATTTGTTTTACAAAGAGAGGcctttcaacaacacaaaCGTTGCCGCCAATCACTGGTTGGAGATCAtgttcaaatacttgagtttaaccatcaacaaccacgGAGAACGACAGTTGACGTTTCTGGATGTCAGTGCTTTGAAATTCAAGGCAAACACAAATTCATTCATTAGGTACTgtaacttcttgatgaactacaagtttgacatcaacatcaacaaggttaTTGACAAGGATTTCAGGGTCGAGTACTCCCACtacttgaaccaattgatcCTCAATGAGCTCAAAAGTGACAAAAAGATCTTCCCCAATGCTGATGAGAACAAcgaagaaatcgaagacTTTGTGAGTAACTTCTACTCCACCATAGGTaaaaaacacaaactgttgatcaacttaaAGACTAGTAAGAAGTACTTGGTGAGCTTAACCGAACGTACCTACCAAAGTCAGCTTGTATTGATGCAGTTGATaaaggtgttgattgaCTTGGGTGAATATGATGAGGCATTGGCAGCGCTTAAGACGTTTATGAACTACGTCGACAAAGAACAGGAAGTCAACAACGGTCATATTCACGATCTTTTGTCGATTGTAGGACTTTATTCATTGTGTTTGACGAGATTCAATCCGTTGAACTCCATCAAGGCAAATCATTTCAAGCATAACACCTCCAAGAAGGTTGTGGCCGAGTTGTTCACATTCAGTGAAAGGCTTTTAGGGTATTTGTCTGTCTTGAAGCGTGATTGCAACTTGAGTTACGATGAGGATGAACACTCACAGAGATTCGAAGGTAATCGTTTGTCTTTCTTGTACAACAAGTACAATACGAACGTGTTGTTGGACGACAAAAGCCGGTTCATTGAGTTGATAAGCTCTAGTTGGTTCTCACTCGGATATTTCTACTACTATTTGCTTGCATTTGAAACCCCAAGTCAGGAAATTGGCTATTCAtaccagaagaagttgttgttgtactACAAAAACAGTTTAATTGTCAATTCTACCGGGAACTCCAACTACTTATTCAGCTATGCATTGACCTTGAGTTACTTCAATGAGATTACCAGCAGTTTGAAGTTATGTAAGTTCatattgaaaaagtttCCCGAGTCTTTCAAGACATGGAATTTGTTGTCATTGGTGACCTCGATCAACTCGCTCAAGGAGCTGGagaagttcatcaacaactccttgaaCATTGCTGGTATCTATATAATCAAGTGCAAGAATGATGAGGTAGAAATCCCAATTTTCATAAAATCtgaaattcttcaattgaaaTTGACCCAATTGGCAATATGGGAAAGATTGTACGGCACCTCATATATCATGGAGTATTTGAGCGAAGTGTTCATCTTGTTTTACGAACTATTCAACGTCAAGTACGAAGAGCAAATCTCGAGCGGATCTAAGAACTATCTTATCGACTCAAAGTGGAGTCACAGGCCAAGCTTCATCGACCCCAAATACATCAAGGACCCGGTGATACATACAACCAAGAAACAGAATGCTAAAAACACCATTAAAAAAATCAGCAAGATTAGCAATGTTAAACAAGAATTAAAACCTTTGCATAAAGACACTATTGACGATGAAGCTAAACAAATATTACATGATATATGGTTGTGGTCATCGAAAATCTACTTCAAAATTGGTATGTATGAAGAGAGTGAGTTATGCATCATCGAAAGTGAAAACATACACAAGCCAAATGTCAAGACATACATTGCTTTGGGATACTTGACAtcccaacaccaaaaattCTTATCATTACAAGAGTTCGAGAAATCgcttgaaaagttggaggaATTCAACGGGTTTGACAAGACCAGctacttggaaaacttgttAGGATTGTGTAAGTTATTCTTACTTGACGACTCTACTGAATCCTCCTTGTTCATTTCTGCCAAAGACATGAATGGAGGAATCATCAGATTGAAAAATTACTTGGAGAATTTTCTTAATTGTTGGCCTATTGGCTACAACTGTGTAGAGGTATGGTATTTCTTGAGCTTGATCTACGAAAAAATTGATGACAAGATCTTATTGAAcaagtgtttgaagaagtgtaTCGAACTCGAGAATTTGCGGCCAGTCAGAAGTTTTTTCAGCTGCGACGATAATTTTTCATGA
- a CDS encoding uncharacterized protein (COG:F; EggNog:ENOG503NWNX) has product MLQVADLKSGAKRVFKKWTTKEGFFGDYDYGYLFMPDLPFTKKEPKTQPFFGLNSEMPLFLGALLGFQHALAMLAGVVSPPILISVSANLPAETQQYLVSSCLIVTGILSSIQITRFHIWGTPYYIGTGLLSVVGTSFATISIVSKALPVMYSSGVCEVIDGVNQPCPEGYGRLLATGTVCALLEILLSFSPPKILQKIFPPIVTGPVVLLIGTSLVQSGFEDWMGGSGCTDGTCSSANGTTAPWGSGQFFGLGFLVYFTIILAERFGSPIMKSCAVIVGLLVGCIVGAACGYFSSDTISSARTFTFMWVETFPLKVYGPVVLPFLAMFVVLMMEAIGDITATSDVSRLEVEGEVYESRIQGGVLADGINGLLAGLMTITPVSTFAQNNGVISVTKCANRRAGYWCAFFLIVMGIFSKFAAAIISIPKCILGGMTSFLFCAVAVSGLKIISTTEFTRRDRFVLTASLLPGLGSLLVPDYFDYIFTYTGGNTGKQGFFNAIVLVMETSFAVTGFVGVFLNLFIPQVHDDVEEINEVVLEAVGSADQAAMDSYARKEEMNLETFRSNNQTSSSQDK; this is encoded by the coding sequence ATGTTACAAGTGGCAGATTTAAAGAGTGGCGCCAAGCGTGTGTTCAAGAAGTGgaccaccaaagaaggtttctttggtgattaCGATTATGGGTACTTGTTTATGCCCGACCTTCCTTTCACCAAAAAGGAACCCAAGACTCAACCATTTTTTGGGTTAAACAGTGAAATGCCCTTATTTTTAGGAGCACTTTTGGGATTCCAGCATGCCTTGGCCATGTTGGCTGGGGTGGTTAGTCCTCCCATTTTGATTTCGGTTTCCGCCAACTTACCGGCCGAAACCCAGCAATATTTGGTTTCTTCGTGTTTGATTGTGACGGGTATCTTATCGTCCATTCAAATTACTCGGTTTCACATCTGGGGAACTCCTTACTACATCGGAACCGGATTGTTGTCTGTGGTGGGAACTTCATTTGCCACCATTTCCATTGTCAGTAAGGCTTTACCAGTGATGTACCTGTCAGGAGTTTGTGAAGTTATTGATGGAGTCAATCAACCATGTCCTGAAGGTTACGGAAGACTTTTGGCTACCGGTACCGTGTGTGCGTTGCTTGAAATCTTGTTGAGTTTCCTGCCCCCTAAGATCTTGCAAAAGATTTTCCCTCCAATTGTCACGGGACCAgtggtgttgttgatcGGTACCAGTTTGGTGCAATCTGGATTTGAGGACTGGATGGGTGGTTCTGGATGTACCGATGGTACTTGTTCGTCGGCCAATGGTACTACTGCTCCTTGGGGTTCGGGCCAGTTTTTTGGTCTTGGTTTCCTTGTGTACTTTACCATTATTCTTGCTGAGAGATTTGGTTCTCCCATCATGAAGTCTTGTGCTGTGATTGTGGGATTGTTGGTGGGATGCATTGTTGGTGCTGCTTGTGGATACTTCTCCAGTGACACCATTTCCTCTGCCAGAACCTTCACGTTTATGTGGGTGGAGACTTTCCCATTGAAGGTGTACGGACCAGTGGTATTACCATTTTTGGCCATGTTcgtggtgttgatgatggaaGCCATTGGAGATATCACTGCCACTTCCGATGTGTCGAGATTGGAAGTGGAAGGTGAAGTCTATGAATCTCGTATCCAGGGAGGTGTTTTGGCTGATGGTATCAACGGGCTTTTGGCAGGTTTGATGACCATTACCCCTGTGTCGACGTTTGCTCAAAACAATGGTGTTATTTCCGTCACCAAGTGTGCCAACAGAAGAGCCGGATACTGGTGTGCGTTTTTCTTGATTGTTATGGGgattttctccaagtttGCAGCTGCCATCATCTCGATTCCAAAATGCATTTTGGGAGGTATGACCTCCTTCTTGTTCTGTGCGGTGGCAGTGTCAGGATTAAAGATtatctccaccaccgagTTCACCAGAAGAGACAGATTTGTGTTGACTGCCTCGTTATTACCAGGTCTTGGTTCTCTTTTGGTTCCTGACTACTTTGATTATATTTTCACTTACACAGGAGGAAACACCGGTAAGCAAGGATTCTTCAACGCCattgtgttggtgatggaaaCCTCGTTTGCAGTTACGGGATTTGTGGGTGTTTTCCTCAACTTGTTTATTCCCCAAGTCCATGACGacgttgaagaaatcaacgaGGTTGTATTAGAGGCTGTGGGATCTGCCGATCAAGCAGCCATGGACTCCTACGCTAGAAAGGAAGagatgaacttggaaaccttTAGATCCAATAACCAGACGTCTTCTTCCCAGGATAAGTGA
- the ACF2_2 gene encoding endo-1,3-beta glucanase (CAZy:GH81; COG:G; EggNog:ENOG503NTYF), producing MYLSQKISVKFTQSSIVFQKGVDSLVVQIGFGIYDYYDQVAGCYITNATVSTTSSSYTWKYTTKGTSLAKKPLVFAPPHMAANFDTSTKGSVCNITTNSCVMGKLTGCITSSIRMTVSPPSTGFSFKKESVSSSVLSDLKTQLAVDATADISSETNSDSMYFSGKKFLKFAMLLYISHYVVKNTATSKALLANIKSAYNRFINNTQQNPLFYDTSFGGVVSSAQKDADFGNGHYNDHHFHYGYHIHACAIIIKIDNEIGGGSFKTTVKNWVESLVMDVFNVNASNVYFPLTRNFDFHYGHSWAKGLYSSGDGKDEESTSEEYNCYYGIKLYTQVTGHSNAEACANLVLGILHSSLTSYFYYQNNTIMPSEFVYNKVSGIYFENKVDHTTYFGNYESYIHGIHMIPLTPLSSYFRSKAFVASEWGDLQNSLSQDNWMSTCMMNYSLVNAQKAYDFFKNSWKAAYLDDGLSLTYCLFYCASNM from the coding sequence ATGTACTTGAGCCAAAAGATCTCGGTGAAGTTCACTCAGTCGCTGATTGTGTTTCAAAAAGGAGTGGATCTGCTCGTGGTACAAATAGGCTTTGGCATCTATGACTACTACGACCAGGTGGCCGGGTGCTACATCACCAATGCCACCGTGTCGACCACGTCGTCATCGTATACCTGGAAGTACACCACCAAGGGCACATCTTTGGCCAAGAAGCCTTTGGTGTTTGCTCCTCCTCAcatggctgcaaatttcGATACCTCCACAAAAGGAAGTGTGTGcaatatcaccaccaactcgtGCGTGATGGGCAAGTTGACCGGATGTATTACCTCATCCATTCGCATGACGGTCTCACCTCCTAGCACCGGGttctccttcaagaaggaaCTGGTTAGTTCGTCCGTACTTTCAGATTTGAAAACACAGCTCGCAGTTGACGCAACTGCTGATATCAGCTCCGAAACCAACTCAGACTCCATGTACTTCTCCGGCAAGAAGTTCCTCAAGTTCGCCATGCTCTTGTACATATCACATTACGTGGTGAAGAATACCGCCACTTCAAAGGCGTTGTTGGCCAATATTAAATCTGCCTACAACCggttcatcaacaacacccAGCAAAACCCCTTGTTTTATGACACCAGCTTTGGAGGGGTCGTCAGCAGTGCCCAGAAGGATGCCGACTTCGGCAACGGCCACTACAATGACCACCACTTCCACTATGGGTACCACATCCATGCCTGTGccattatcatcaaaatcgACAACGAGATTGGGGGTGGCTCCTTCAAGACCACCGTCAAAAATTGGGTAGAgctgttggtgatggatgTGTTCAATGTCAATGCCCTGAATGTCTACTTCCCGTTGACACGGAACTTCGACTTCCACTATGGCCACAGCTGGGCCAAAGGGTTGTACAGTAGTGGTGATGGTAAGGACGAGGAAAGCACGAGCGAAGAATACAACTGCTATTATGGCATCAAATTGTACACCCAGGTAACGGGGCACTCCAATGCCGAGGCCTGtgccaacttggtgttgggtATCTTGCACTCGAGTCTTACCAGCTACTTCTATTATCAAAATAACACCATCATGCCCTCCGAGTTTGTGTACAACAAGGTGAGCGGAATTtactttgaaaacaagGTGGATCATACAACGTACTTTGGAAACTACGAGAGTTACATACACGGGATCCACATGATTCCCTTGACGCCACTCTCGTCGTACTTCCGGTCGAAGGCATTTGTTGCCAGTGAATGGGGAGATTTACAAAATCTGCTTTCTCAGGACAACTGGATGTCGACATGTATGATGAATTACAGTCTTGTGAACGCCCAAAAGGCGTAcgattttttcaagaataGCTGGAAGGCCGCTTATTTGGATGACGGATTAAGTCTTACCTACTGCCTTTTCTACTGTGCCAGTAATATGTAG
- a CDS encoding uncharacterized protein (EggNog:ENOG503PG38; COG:S), giving the protein MNSKSYDNSDDKSFKKALQSASNPQLSLSNKKRNTRRKHRNSHLGCGTCKKRRIKCDENLPSCLNCLKGKLHCAYLNLDPNARNALRMAQYNQNLRHEKLSDDDSDPNSNTNLAAGDFKREDVANPQLPQIPPVAPMSVPLSVPQAGSASSSSANPHHHLAIGNHLSSLIPPISSVLPSGSGAQSTSQASSSSPSSDVATPSSSSAQDKRFNTLAPNTDSSTSATSSASSAPKSLSDSTTASANGGGSGTVTRNNDSASTPNPNATIIQTPYGSLVQVQTYPVSNVVYSNMGVPMQVQTMPQVVQMPLPLLQNQLQLNGVQQVQNVPGVQQNGTQIPLVLNQQQVVVAQAQAQAQAQAMQQAQVIQQVQAQVMQQAHAQVMQQQAHAQVMQQQAQAQVMQQQAQVQAMQVAHAQANAAHAHAHAHAQAQAQAQAQAQAQAQAQAQAQVQAQAQAQTQLILPQPQTKSPPSSLQLPLAPISQQPPPTIPGLSDKSSDNSTHNTPPHRLAPLSTNYMGSSAPSMHITTSNPISMGPGEGSIALAKDSSNSSKTFGSSPNISHSHSASNLTAIKDIRIKSESPEEKKPIKLPPIQSEDNVPTISKLLS; this is encoded by the coding sequence ATGAACTCCAAGCTGTATGACAACTCGGACGATAAGTCCTTTAAAAAGGCACTCCAATCGGCTTCTAACCCCCAACTCCTGCTATCCAATAAGAAGAGAAACACCAGAAGAAAACATCGAAATTCCCACCTCGGCTGTGGTACTTGTAAGAAGAGGCGAATCAAGTGTGACGAGAATTTACCATCTTGTTTGAATTGTTTAAAGGGTAAACTTCATTGTGCATATTTGAATCTTGATCCCAACGCCAGAAATGCCCTAAGAATGGCCCAGTATAACCAGAATTTGCGGCACGAAAAGTTGAGTGACGACGATTCCGAtcccaactccaacacGAATTTAGCCGCCGGGGATTTCAAACGTGAAGACGTTGCCAACCCTCAACTCCCCCAGATCCCACCGGTGGCACCAATGTCCGTGCCGTTGCTGGTACCGCAGGCGGGGTCGGCGTCCTCCTCCTCCGCTAACCCCCACCACCATTTAGCCATAGGCAACCATCTTCTGAGCCTCATTCCTCCCATTTCCTCCGTATTACCGTCCGGCTCCGGTGCCCAGTCCACTAGTCAGGCGTCATCTCTGTCGCCCAGCTCAGACGTAGCCACAccctcttcttcactggCTCAGGATAAACGGTTCAATACGTTGGCTCCCAATACCGATAGTCTGACCTCAGCTACTAGCTCTGCGTCGCTGGCCCCGAAACTGCTTTCTGATTCCACTACTGCCAGTGCCAACGGCGGGGGTTCTGGTACCGTCACTAGAAACAATGACTCGGCCTCCACTCCTAATCCAAATGCCACCATCATCCAGACCCCCTACGGGTCCCTCGTTCAGGTGCAAACCTACCCAGTCTCCAATGTCGTGTACTCAAACATGGGCGTGCCCATGCAAGTTCAAACCATGCCCCAGGTGGTGCAAATGCCACTCCCGCTTCTCCAGAACCAACTCCAGTTAAATGGCGTGCAACAGGTACAGAACGTTCCGGGAGTCCAACAGAATGGCACCCAAATCCCCTTGGTGTTGAACCAACAAcaggtggtggtggcccAAGCACAGGCCCAGGCCCAGGCCCAGGCCATGCAACAGGCCCAAGTCATACAACAAGTCCAGGCGCAGGTGATGCAACAGGCTCACGCCCAGGTGATGCAACAGCAGGCCCACGCGCAAGTGATGCAACAGCAGGCCCAGGCGCAAGTGATGCAACAGCAGGCCCAAGTCCAGGCTATGCAAGTGGCCCATGCTCAGGCCAATGCGGCGCATGCACATGCACATGCCCATGCTCAGGCTCAGGCTCAGGCTCAGGCTCAGGCTCAGGCTCAGGCTCAGGCTCAGGCTCAGGCTCAGGTACAGGCTCAGGCTCAAGCTCAAACACAACTTATTTTGCCCCAACCCCAAACAAAGAGCCCTCCATCATCACTTCAGTTGCCTCTTGCTCCAATCTCCCAGCAGCCACCACCTACAATTCCTGGCTTATCCGATAAGTCGAGTGACAATAGCACCCACAATACTCCACCGCATAGATTGGCTCCATTAAGCACAAACTATATGGGGAGCTCCGCTCCTTCCATGCATatcaccacctccaatcCCATATCTATGGGCCCTGGAGAAGGCTCCATTGCTCTTGCTAAAGACTCATCGAATTCGTCGAAGACGTTTGGCTCGAGCCCCAATATATCTCATTCTCACTCGGCTTCGAATTTGACGGCTATAAAAGACATTAGAATCAAAAGTGAATctccagaagaaaagaaaccCATTAAACTCCCTCCTATACAGTCAGAAGATAATGTTCCCACCATCTCCAAACTACTTTCATGA